Part of the Nicotiana tabacum cultivar K326 chromosome 20, ASM71507v2, whole genome shotgun sequence genome, ccgagccatcgggACTCCAAACTaatcatgcacacaagtctaaaaatatcatatggacttgctcgtgcgatcaaatcattaaaacaacatcaacaactatgaattaaacctcaaattcatgaaatcactaaagaacattgaaatttctattttcttaactataggtccgttttataccaaaccactttaatttctcaccaaatttaatagattcaacttaattattattttaaacttgtaccgggATTCGAAACCAAGATataggcccgataccatcaagaaaataaatcaattcacttctaaaagcctttatattttctagcaaataattttctttaaaaattcttttctcgggcttgggacctcggaattcgattccgggtataagcccaagtcccatattttactacggacccttcgagaccgtcaaatcatggttCCAGGTCAGTTttccaagaatgttgaccaaagtcaactttaaccaatTTTGAAGAccaatttcattatttttcttatattcaacataaaagctttcagGAAATGCGTCCGGACTATGCACGTAATATGAGGTGAGATAAAAAGAGGTTTTCATGGCCTAGAAATGTAGttttgacttctaaaacaagtgatgacctctaGGGTCCTCACAAATTCCCTCTCCCTGTCGGCAAATGTGTTTTATCAATATAGGCAGTCTATGTTATAATATGGATAGAGTTACCCATTTTCTAAAGAAGATACAGATGAGTAAACTAAGATCGGGATGAGTCCATCTTCTCATTCGACCATTACATTCCATTATCTTCATGTTCTCTTCTAGATTCTTTTAAGCAAgaagagagaaaaggaaaaggagagaaagaagaaagaaatgagaGAGAAAATTTTAGTTTCTAATTCAACATGTTCCAAAAAATATCATGTAGTAATATATGGGAGCATTTGCTCCTAAAGATTCCTAACAAACTCCTATTCTCACCTCTTTTAACAAACATGAATATCTAACTTGGACTTGATTGAAAGAATGAAAAAGGCATTGCTGGGATCAAATAATAAAACATATAAGAATATTGAACATAAAAATGTTGTCTACTTAAATAAATGAGCCAATCAGTTGACTTTTGAATTCAAGAAGAGTTGGTAAAAAATACAAACTTAGGAAGGAAAAGACACACAAGTTGCTTCCTCTTTGTTTATATGTACTTAAAAtttaatattactattattaaataATACTTTTATACATATTACAAAATAAGTGTTGGCCTAAATAAAGGTTAGTTtcgaagattgacaaaggaagctcagacatgaaccaggtccattCCTTGTgtgcatagaaatgggcagattcgagcatgtgggatgcacgtgaaggagataagcttagcTTGGTATATTTAATATCTCATGATCAAAATAGGTGCATAATTTATAAGGAGAAAGGCTCCTTTCTAAAAGAGAACACTgtccaagataaggaaggagttagaagttgagatcagCTAGatctcttccaccaaggaagagtaacattagaactctagttatttcttcatctactaacccTATATATTGCAGGATATTCTTATTTTATAGGTAATGCACAAATGCAGAAATTAAACaggaattgagagcaaaatagcaaggcattttgcaagtagttcgtgtgtaattcaagtgtgcaaacctgaaacTACATGAACcggatagaagaaccagtttcaagtgtctatctttaattctagttcaattatagtaggtgttttcatattgtacctttcagctttatctagaggcaattgtaataggtactcagagtattaaagttagagttaacttgaagttgtcacaatAGTTAGAGATTGTTTGCTACGGGATTAGAGTTAGTCCTAGGTCTACAAAAGTAATTTTTGTAAATGaaatttttggctcagtgatttagtggagagtttgggaaaatcctactgggaagtaggtcgtgattttttcatcttttgagctagGTGTGTTCCacataaaatacttgtgttctttactttctacgTTTACTATTTGtgcaatagtaggttaaggaacacttagaaaGGTCCTTCCATAATTAGTTTAAGAGAAatattggacaccacacaaatcacctgCCCCcttttgtgtggtattgaagttaaaatatcaattggtataagagcaggttatccttgaagaggatAACACCTTGGGAACATGCCAAGATGAGCgtaccacctggaaactgggaagggcaatccactgctaggccaccactctttaatggccaataCTACTCTAGGTGaaaaaacaggatgagagatcataTCATTAGAAAAGATTCTGAGCTATGGAACATTGTCACTGATGGTCCCCTAGCTACCATGAAGAAGAATgttgaaggagtggatgtgccaaaaacaagagctgactgcactgttGAGGACTTAAGGAAATGGGAGAAGCATgataaggccaagaaatggcttgtatGTGGACTTGGTCTAGACGAGTACCGTAGAATTCAAAGTtataccactgctaaggaaatttgggacactttgcaagtggctcataaATGAATACCTCAAGTAAAGAGGCCGAGAAGAACACTACTGTATTcttaatatgagaatttcaccaggAAGGAAGGGAAAACCATCTAGGAGATGCATACAAGGTTCACCACGCTGataaatgaacttaagtctcttggcaGGATTATCCCTGAAGAAGAtagagttgagaagattttgacaaagGTTCTACCAATcacttgggagagcaaaatcactatcattcaggaatcaaagaacattgtcactctcaagttggatgaactaattgaaaatctcactgcttatgaacttagaaggcaaaccatgaatatggatgtacccaagaaggaaaggagctcgacactcagaatcactgaagggtCTAAACTAGAAAATGATGAAATGACCATGATCAAAAAGGagttcaagaagtacctaatgagaggaaaagggccttcaagaagtggaagctacatCAAACCAAGGGTTCCTAAAAACCAAACCAATGAGGGGTGttacaagtgtgggaagactggtcaccacatcaaaaactgccctcaataggaaattgaatggaagacaGAAAGAGATGAACAAAGAAACAGAAAGAAGGAATAAgttcaacccaagaagaacaaaggatcaacaaaggttatggttgctgcttggggagaaagctcagatgataaAAATGGAGATGAACAATCACTTATGgacattggagaatctgatgaggaatataaggtaagtgtaattcatctcaaagacaagattaaatttttttctaaagaaaatcTATCTGAGTTACTGCTAGATTTCATAGATGAATATGAGGAtttaaacaatgaaaaggaacaacTATCTAAAGGAttgtgtgattttgaaagctaaATGCAAAAATCTGGAACTCAGGGCTAGTGAAAGGGAAAGTAAAAATGATGTGCTAAAGAACCAGGTTTTTTAACTTGACACCACTAtcctagagcttagatctgaaaatctaaaaatGAAATTAGGAAAAGGTAAAAAGAAAgatgatcacacacaactcactttagaagaaaacctaggaaaaatgaaagataaaTTGTACAAAAGAGATGACCAGATAAGAGTCCGaaaggaggatctaagcaaggtcaAGAACGAGCTAGACAGAAcctgtaaatggaacaggtcctccgatgcactttcatggctacatgaACACCATAGTAGTAATAAAAGAGGACTTGTCTGCGGGACccctgcacctaagtgggatcccaaaagcaagtacctcacacttcttGAGAACAAAATTTGGACACACTATGGTAAAATTGGCACTACAAAAGTGAATGCACatcaaaagaaaaggctagtcaaaagaataaaatatttgttcaaaggaaaaataggctgccaggtTGGGCCAAAAAGAATCTGATtcacccttttgcctatagaaagggacccaaactagtttgggttcctaagactaacccctgatttccttttacATGTCCAAGTGAAGAGTAGTAGctaaatatggtacatggatagtggctactCAAAATATATGATaagaagcaagaaccagttcctttcacttgaggaactcaaaggaggaaatgtctcctttgaaaatgggaataaatgtgagatcattggggttggaaaggtaggtaagactgattctcactctattgagaatgtctactttaTAGATGACCTAAAATACAGTCTAATCAATGTATCATAATTGTATGATAAAGGTAACTTGGTAGCTTTaacctctaccaaatgttttgtgataAATTGTACCACTAACAATATTATTTTTCagggaaaaagagtaaacaatatatacattgtatatctgtccacactttcaggaaatgaactcacttgcttaagtgtgttggacaatgatcccctcctttggcacaagaaacTTGGATATGCATGTCTGAGTCAACttaacaaattagtctccaaggacctggtaATAGGactacctaacatcaagtttaaagaagacaaagtttgtgaggcttgtacAAGGAAGAAGCAGGTAAGATtctcttttaaatgcaagaaagtggtaagtacCACCAGAACAAcagaactggtccatatggatctctgtggttcaatgagaacattaagcataagttgtaaaagatatgtgatggttctagttgatgattactctaggtttacctggacattatttttaacatctaaagatgaagcatttgacatgtttacttctttttttagaaaactcagaaacaactaggtaatcaacttgcatcaattaggtctgatcatggaactgaatttgaaaatgctatgtttgctgaattttgtgaagagcatggcatagatcataatttctgTGAttctaggactccacaacaaaatggagtagttgaaataaagaataagacacttgaagatatggctagaacTATGTTTCTTtttagtaaactgccccataacttctaggcagaagctataaatactgcatgctacatcatcaataggtgcatgactaaacttcttgtagagaagactccctatgagttacttaaagggagaaaaccaaatatatcccatcttaggccatttggatgcaagtgctttgtgcacaacaatggtaaagactccctaggtaagtttgatccctgaagtgatgagggagtattcttgggatattcttcacattgTAAAGCTTATAAGGTATACAACAAAAGAAATATGcatgtagaagaaagtgtacatattgtttttgatgaaactaacattatTTTTGAGAGACAAGAACATGAatatgaagcaattgggctggtaatAAATTTAAATGAAATCACAGCCCAGGCTGAAGCTACACCAAAaaaaggaacaggtgatggaacaagTTCTTCTattcagggcaacctgacagggagAACTAAACAAAGAGGAACTGAATCTCATACCTCaatggaacctgtccatgaacctgttccttAGCAACAAAACATTGGAGAAACATTAAAATGAAACAAATTGGTTGTGAAACCTAACAAGtaccaaagttctcatcccattgagaacataattaatGAACCAACCCATTACACCCTAttttttcgtacgtgaaagtacgtcgtaagtcaattgatgtaagctcagaaaaaagattatatttgaaagcaaataaagtaagttaatcatgttaccttggaggttataattatttaagatcataaataatgagtaccaagagggttggaaagcttagaagctaaaccaattgaagaaaataagtttcgtcaaaagtcgacaagtttggaaagTTATAACATGTGctttggggtgagactaaggTTCTTAACGGGATAAGGAGGCTAtgatatgagttattttagtcgtatgatagtcattTGCTACATTTTGAAGggaagcaagttgtggaacaagagttggcaaaggtcatcacaagttacattcataaatttacTGAAAACTAGGTCAAatatagctgagcttttctccaaatatgctaggaattatggggtgatctacctattaACTGTTTGTCGATATGACATCGAAGTaaagagatattcacatttttgtGAGACCACACAAGCAACTCCCATGGGGCCCACAAAGTCGGTGTAAAACTTTAGCTTGTATTTAAGtcaattatatattattttaactcatttttccaTCCACAACAGTTCCTAAACCCTCCTAAATACTGTCCAAGGGTTCCTCCATGATTCTAGGGTGAAATCTAAGATAAGAACATGAATCCAACACTAGAAATCCCGTGGTTcttgctagatcgtagttcttcatcttgtggctattttggagggttcttcaaaggtaagtaacctcagaTTTTGTGCGGTTATTTATGGTTAAGATAAGAATCATTCCTTCCATATATGTTATAGTTTCAAGGCAAAATACAAGTGcttacacaccaacttgaacacaAAAGTTTATTaaagaagagaatacaactctTATAGTGTTGTAGtgtgattgagggttgttgtgagGTACACTAGCTAGAAATTTCAAGTTGTACCTACTGCCTATGGTATGTAAATCATTTTCTTGGTTGTTCTTAAGGTCAATCATGTGTAGGTcgagttgtttgagtgaaaatatacaagatagtaattgacatggcGTAAGGAATCGTTATTTTTTTGTGGGATGTGTTGACGTTATATATATGGTTGTGGCTGAAAAAttcttataaatatttttattatgttgtggATGCTATtgttaagcttatctatgtgTTAATTCAGTGGATTGAAAAAGATAACCTAAGAAATAAGATGTTGATgataaaggttaaggtgctaggCGTGTGGACGATATTAGAAGATTAtgcttatgatgttttgggtgaaAAATAATATGGTaagcataagtatgatgttatataTGTTGTAGACAGATTCATGGAAAAGGAATTTGATTCAAACCCTATTTTGTTAATCGTaaatcgagcttgccgctcaaaagTGTTGTTGAATTAATCGGAGCGCTTATTgtaaattatattgttgttgtttgggctgtttggtgacatTTTGTAACATATGGGATGTATCGCAAATAGGGGACATGCTGTCCGTTTTTttgtagaatattggtttccaaatatgagagttacaacaCTTATATTATGATTATTGAGTCAGTTTACTCAGTGTAGACGTAAAAATATCGTATTGAGCTTGCTTGACGATTGGATAGAAGATtttaaaggtatgttaaggcacttccttcaTTCTTTTGGCAAGTggagtgaaatgaatacgctatttcataacgtatctactcctagcaactaaggttgtccatgttctttccttataaagttattctaagcaagtgtgtatgatccttgaatcctactgaggttcatattgagggtatggatatccataatgttaatcaaacgtgcaacgaccttaagtcactccgaaaggtttagaacatgATTTCATCAGtctatatatagtatctattttactctaccgagccgtaCTATAGTCGGCCGGATATGGCACCGATTGTGCAAGTACTGATCAGTTGGgcttaccgagctccacgtggtcagGTACAATTCTACTAAGCCTTATGATGGctgggtacatttttaccgagtcctgTTCGAAGCCGGGTACggtatgatgatgatgatgcccacagaggtgtatgtttttaaaagtatatgtatatatatatatataacatgcaTTTCATGTCCATAGCCCTCATAGGCGCTCAGATgctacaggttgtatctcctctatctcactttacattactgttcttatttatgctAACCTGCCTTACatgctcggtactttatttgtactgacgtcctttttcttggggacactgcgtttcatgctcgcagctcccgatagacaggttgatagtcctcctagtaggctatcagctcatcggaaggtgttggtgtactccacttgctccagaattgcctatttggtcagtatgatttggacatttattgattggtatggcggggccttaTCCCGAACTTTATGATATGTATATACTCTTAGAGGATTTGTAAATAGATGTCATGTgtgtgaaagattgtatggccttttcGGCCTATGTTCTATGAGtattcattttggtcttataagACCGTATGTcatatatataagtttgtattacatgttgggtcgtcctatgtcaagtattcccttatgttttactCTTGTTTTATCATGAAGGCCCTTCCAGcctatttacccatgatggtatgataagaaagatacgttatgtttgTACTCGGTTGGGTATGTCACCAAGTGCCCATTgcggccctccgatttgggtcgtgacaaaagtggtatcagagccatttTGTCCTATGGAGTCTACAAACAAtgtctagtatagtcttgtttatgggtgtgttgtgcattacacttataagcaggatgctatagggcatttaggtttgtaactctttcttcttactctagatcgtgtggtagagctcagttataaAGATTGAAACtcttaaattctattttattgaTAATACAAggatacctacatccacaaagacagttggtaagagatttaatatggttgtggaagagttgatcagaggaactcgattttgcatcatgcttatgatgcgTAAATGttaggtctttagcagatcatgtgtgtactaagatgtgtgaGCTTCTTCATAAGGAGCCCCAAggcatgaatatatatatatatatatatgataaggAGCcccaaggcatgaatatctatccacccatatggtaaagaGAGATGAGAGAATCAGGAGGTGgatacaagtttcaataagtaaaagaagcaacTTGAAAAAGAGTACGAGGTACCCAACTAATGAAGATTATTGGTATTTGCAATTAAGGTagaaaaatataagaattttgagttaccttcaacagtaacaaaagtatgtacaattggccacatccatcttagttatgccctatgggagttgACAGATATACTTTAAGAGGAGAAGGGGATAGCAAGATCCAGTTGGGGTTAGAGTAGGGGTATCAATTGGGCGGGTTAGGTCAAATTTGCGCGGGTCAAAATGTGTTAGATCATTAAAGGGGTCAAAACCCAACCCAACCCAAATTTTGCTTAGGTCAAGTTGGGTCGGGTCAAGTTGGGTCAAATAACGGGTCATAACCCAACTCGTTTGACCCAACTTCCCTTCTTAGTTTTTTCCTATTGAACTTTGAATTCAAATCTCTGCCAACAGAACATTGTAAcatgaaattttctcaaatatTTTTGTTTACTTGTTTTGTCACAACTCACATATAGTTTAACAAAACAATTCAACAAAAATCCAACTCATTTAATACAATTTCAGTATTCTAAAAATCAAATCTTATTCCTCCGAGATAAAATGCCAAACAAGAATTATAAATTATCAAGTTAACCACTTAATTACAGTTGAATGCCAACACTAAAAAGCTATAGTTCAATTGCATCTTTCTATGCCTCCTACACCACTTCATCATTTCCTCTATATTCCGCTTTGCCAATCGTCCAACATCCTGTAATGAAAATAGATTTATGTAAATTAGTTATATCATTAGACTTTATTTTACGCAATAACTCTAAATTGTTATATGGAAATTATACTACTACCTAAAAATATCCCAAAAGGCCTAAATAAACTTGAAAACCAAACAGGAACAATAAAAGAAGCAAGCATAATTAAGCAGAAGACCAAAATAGTGCATCAGGTTTGAGTCACTTGCCATGAATTCAAGATCTTGAAAATGAAACTTATTAAAGAACATGTAAATATTTTCTAACTCTTTCACTACTTTAACTACTTTGACAATCATATATGTGCTATTAAAAATGGTGCATTGTACGTTAGAAACCAAAATATGTATTTCAACATTTCATTGTTTATGTAATTTTTCACCTTTATTGGCACATAATCAAGGGAAACATACTAAGCTTAGCAACGACTCATGTGTTGCAACCAGAGAAGAATAGGGAAAGTGGCAAGAAGGACAACCAATTCAGAACTACTCCCGTCTCTTGTAACAAGCTTATTGTTCTGAAAAACTAATAAATTCAAAATCATGAACACTATCATGGTATTTTCATTTAAGAAAGTATGACTGCAAGAAATCACGTAATATCATAATCAAATTCTACCTTTCACAATATAATTTCATATCGAACAACCCAAGACTCATAGAAGATCTTGATTTATCAGCACCTGGCAACAATCTTCTCCACATCAATTGCAATATCCTCCTCATCAGAATCATCAACCGCTAAAAATAGACAAAAGACTTGATTACTATAGAGAAAGAGTAAGAAATTTTCTACATAATAGAGTAagaaattttttaaataatacaTATCAATAAGAATAAATTTTACCTCCATGTCCATAGAGCCAATCTTGAGCACACAACTTAGCTTCTGCATTTTCTGGTAATATTGAACTTTGATATTTTTCAATTACTTGCCCTCCAATGCTGAACGTTGATTCAGACACAACAGTACTAATAGGTATACTTAAAACATCTCGTGCCATCAGTGACAACTCAGGGTATCTATTCATGTTATCTTTCCAAAATTTGAGTGCATCTAAATTTTTATTACCCTTGCGAACTAGTACATGCTCTTCCAAGTATAGTTCTAATTGTGTTTTTTGCGAACTAGATTCTGGCTGACTCTCAAACAAATCAAACTCATCCATTTCATCTCTCATTTTCGTATCATGTCCATCAACAATACTTTGCACCAATGCACTATTGGATGTTGGAGATTTCACGTACTCCTTAAACAATCGATGCAAGTTATCTTCAACAACCTTTGTCATTTCATTACAAGTTAAAGAATCAAGCTTTGAAAAGCAAAACTTCACAAACTTTAACTAGTAACGAGGGTCGAGAACAACTGCCAAGGATAAAACTGGAGTATACTCTTGCCAATACTTTGAAAATGTTTCTTCCATTTGCCAATACCTTTCATATATTTAATACTCTTTCTTATGTTAAAGATTGCAGCCTCTATTGACTTTAGACCTGCTTTAACAATCAGATTTAAAATATGATTTGCACAACGAATATGGACAAAGTCCGTGTTACATACCAAAGAATTCATTAAGTTCAAGTGCTCTTTCAAACTGTCTACAATTTTCTCATTGTAAGTTGCATTATCTAAgattattgaaaatattttcttctcgATTCCCCACTCGTTCAAGAAACTAATCAATATCGGTCCAAGAATTTGACCAGCATGCGGAGGAGGAACATGGCGGAATATTAGAACCCTCTTTTGTAAAATCCATTTTAAGTCGACAAAATGAGTCGTCAGACAAAAATAACCATTTAAGGTAATTGATGTCCACTAATCAGTAGTCAAGCATACTCTACTAGGAATTTTTGCAAGTTCATCATGAACTACTCCTTTTTGCTTTTGATATAATTTTAAAACATCAATCTTTGAAGTATTTCTTATAATAGTCTTGACggtgggattcaaaaagtatgtATCTCTCTTAT contains:
- the LOC107815288 gene encoding zinc finger BED domain-containing protein DAYSLEEPER — encoded protein: MEHMDEVEGSTEISSTSACMMTSVVVEDNLHRLFKEYVKSPTSNSALVQSIVDGHDTKMRDEMDEFDLFESQPESSSQKTQLELYLEEHVLVRKGNKNLDALKFWKDNMNRYPELSLMARDVLSIPISTVVSESTFSIGGQVIEKYQSSILPENAEAKLCAQDWLYGHGAVDDSDEEDIAIDVEKIVARMLDDWQSGI